A genomic segment from Nicotiana sylvestris chromosome 1, ASM39365v2, whole genome shotgun sequence encodes:
- the LOC104230656 gene encoding psbP domain-containing protein 1, chloroplastic isoform X2 yields MALIFSSLVLSNYELPKVAYAQSTEFREYIDTFDGYSFMYPRNWIQVRGAGADIFFRDPLVLDENLSMNISSPSSSAYKSVEDLGPPEKAGKGVLRQYLTEFMSTRLGVRRESSVLSTSSRVADDGKLYYEVEVNIKSYANNNELAVMPQDRVARLEWDRRYLSVLGVENNRLYELRIQTPEKTFADEESDIRAIMDSFRVNKIEV; encoded by the exons ATGGCCCTGATATTCTCAAGTTTAGTGCTCTCAAATTATGAATTGCCCAAAGTTGCATATGCTCAATCTACTGAGTTCAGGGAATATATTGACACCTTTGACGGCTATTCCTTTATGTATCCTCGAAACTGGATTCAAGTGCGTGGTGCTGGTGCTGACATATTTTTCAGGGATCCTCTTGTTTTAGATGAAAATCTCTCAATGAACATATCATCTCCTTCATCGTCTGCGTACAAAAGTGTAGAAGATTTGGGCCCACCAGAAAAAGCTGGAAAGGGAGTCCTTAGACAATATTTGACTGAATTTATGTCCACCAGACTTGGTGTCAGACGTGAATCAAGTGTTCTTTCTACTTCGTCCAGGGTAGCTGATGATGGGAAGCTGTATTATGAAGTTGAG GTGAATATCAAGTCATATGCTAACAATAATGAGTTGGCTGTAATGCCACAAGATCGAGTTGCTCGTCTGGAATGGGATAGGCGATACCTTTCAGTTCTTGGAGTGGAAAACAACCGTTTATATGAGTTGAGAATACAAACACCTGAAAAAACCTTTGCAGATGAGGAAAGTGACATTCGTGCAATTATGGATTCCTTCCGAGTAAACAAGATTGAAGTTTGA
- the LOC104230656 gene encoding psbP domain-containing protein 1, chloroplastic isoform X1 translates to MQCGLDRILIVFPQPHPYSYSCCSKSVHYPPFFVRSSKLGSLSFYRLGKPRKGNPFSSPMRILQASTSYSVGFGILSISTRPKSFTQRHSTIAAGQALDKPVQIARKFSEQHTLKKGDMVKEGTSVVLEKKDFAVPRRKAMALIFSSLVLSNYELPKVAYAQSTEFREYIDTFDGYSFMYPRNWIQVRGAGADIFFRDPLVLDENLSMNISSPSSSAYKSVEDLGPPEKAGKGVLRQYLTEFMSTRLGVRRESSVLSTSSRVADDGKLYYEVEVNIKSYANNNELAVMPQDRVARLEWDRRYLSVLGVENNRLYELRIQTPEKTFADEESDIRAIMDSFRVNKIEV, encoded by the exons ATGCAGTGTGGATTGGACAGAATTTTGATCGTCTTTCCACAGCCTCACCCTTACTCATACAGCTGCTGCTCAAAAAGTGTTCATTACCCCCCTTTCTTTGTTCGGAGTTCGAAGCTTGGATCTTTATCTTTTTACCGATTAGGAAAACCCAGAAAAGGCAACCCTTTTTCTTCCCCCATGAGAATTCTTCAGGCTTCCACCTCCTACAGTGTTGGCTTTGGCATTCTATCCATATCTACCCGCCCCAAATCTTTCACTCAGCgccattccaccatagccgcag GACAAGCATTGGACAAACCTGTTCAGATAGCAAGAAAGTTCTCAGAGCAGCATACTTTGAAGAAGGGAGATATGGTGAAAGAAGGAACTTCAGTTGTTCTAGAG AAAAAAGATTTTGCAGTTCCAAGGAGAAAGGCGATGGCCCTGATATTCTCAAGTTTAGTGCTCTCAAATTATGAATTGCCCAAAGTTGCATATGCTCAATCTACTGAGTTCAGGGAATATATTGACACCTTTGACGGCTATTCCTTTATGTATCCTCGAAACTGGATTCAAGTGCGTGGTGCTGGTGCTGACATATTTTTCAGGGATCCTCTTGTTTTAGATGAAAATCTCTCAATGAACATATCATCTCCTTCATCGTCTGCGTACAAAAGTGTAGAAGATTTGGGCCCACCAGAAAAAGCTGGAAAGGGAGTCCTTAGACAATATTTGACTGAATTTATGTCCACCAGACTTGGTGTCAGACGTGAATCAAGTGTTCTTTCTACTTCGTCCAGGGTAGCTGATGATGGGAAGCTGTATTATGAAGTTGAG GTGAATATCAAGTCATATGCTAACAATAATGAGTTGGCTGTAATGCCACAAGATCGAGTTGCTCGTCTGGAATGGGATAGGCGATACCTTTCAGTTCTTGGAGTGGAAAACAACCGTTTATATGAGTTGAGAATACAAACACCTGAAAAAACCTTTGCAGATGAGGAAAGTGACATTCGTGCAATTATGGATTCCTTCCGAGTAAACAAGATTGAAGTTTGA